A portion of the Natrinema salaciae genome contains these proteins:
- a CDS encoding helix-turn-helix domain-containing protein, whose product MRKPGEWMQLPTDERILEVLHSSGLTLSPAVIGKNIDKSREQVNRRLSVLVDYELVTRVERGYYEIDDLGVAYLEGQLDADDLEPADE is encoded by the coding sequence ATGCGAAAACCCGGCGAATGGATGCAATTGCCAACTGACGAGCGCATTCTCGAAGTCCTCCACTCGTCGGGTCTCACCCTCTCACCGGCCGTTATCGGGAAGAATATCGACAAAAGTCGAGAGCAGGTCAATCGTCGCCTCTCGGTCCTCGTCGACTACGAACTAGTCACTCGAGTCGAACGCGGTTACTACGAAATCGACGACCTCGGAGTCGCGTATCTCGAGGGGCAACTCGATGCCGACGATCTCGAACCAGCCGACGAGTAA
- a CDS encoding growth inhibitor → MSADEPIYQDGDVVYGADPYKGDDAARPWLVLSNHEGRPFHGEQYITLTLTTKTWMDGLIDIPANAWIRGGTPDDSRIVPWGVQSIARDDIDYWQGRIERRLVTEATDSLVSYVR, encoded by the coding sequence GTGAGTGCCGACGAGCCGATTTATCAGGATGGAGACGTCGTCTACGGTGCTGATCCGTACAAGGGGGACGATGCAGCGCGACCGTGGCTCGTCCTTTCGAACCACGAAGGACGGCCGTTCCACGGCGAGCAGTACATCACGCTCACACTCACGACCAAAACCTGGATGGATGGACTGATCGACATTCCTGCGAACGCATGGATTCGTGGCGGCACTCCCGACGATAGTCGCATCGTTCCGTGGGGCGTCCAGTCGATTGCACGAGACGATATCGACTACTGGCAAGGGCGAATCGAACGCAGGCTCGTGACCGAGGCAACTGACTCACTCGTCAGTTACGTTCGCTGA
- a CDS encoding MarR family transcriptional regulator, with protein MSIDRETFDRSSEDELEDLSSTEQVLGFLAANDDRAFKATEIAARTELDGGTVSTALTRLKDRELVEHKGTYWAITSDEQRLERHDGYSRATRLFNEQLGAEEKAAWKEHAPAEPHPSLEEDSQ; from the coding sequence ATGTCCATCGACCGGGAGACGTTCGACCGCTCGAGCGAGGACGAACTCGAGGACCTCTCCAGCACGGAGCAGGTGCTCGGCTTTCTGGCCGCGAATGACGACCGCGCGTTCAAGGCGACGGAGATCGCGGCCCGAACGGAACTCGACGGGGGGACGGTCAGCACGGCACTGACGCGACTGAAAGACCGTGAGTTAGTCGAACACAAGGGGACGTACTGGGCGATCACGAGCGATGAACAGCGCCTCGAGCGACACGACGGCTACAGCCGTGCGACGCGACTGTTCAACGAGCAACTCGGGGCTGAGGAGAAAGCGGCGTGGAAAGAACACGCGCCGGCGGAGCCACATCCGAGTCTCGAGGAGGACTCGCAGTGA
- a CDS encoding orc1/cdc6 family replication initiation protein yields MPRFERKQNIFQNKDALGESYQPERIEERDEEIEAYMDALQPIIDGWEPNNIFLYGNTGVGKTAVTEYLLDVLQDDVTEYDDVDLSVLGVNCKTLNSSYQVAVELVNTLRPDGAEISTTGYPQQTVFKKLYSELEALGGTVVIVLDEIDSIGDRDELLYELPRARSNGYLESTKVGLIGISNDFKFREQLDPRVQDTLCERELQFPPYEASELTNILESRAEVAIAENGCETGVLNLCAALAARDSGSARQALDLLRLAGEVAENNDDEAVREHHVDRARSKLEQERVEEGMRELTTHGRLALLAVVSKAAKESTPCRTRELYQEYEALCASSGTDSLAQRSVHNHLSDLRMLGILSAKENRSGSRGNYYSYELDVPFSSAVDAMADVLYLDDEIETIRDIARMNSVV; encoded by the coding sequence ATGCCTCGGTTCGAGCGGAAGCAGAACATCTTCCAGAACAAGGATGCGCTCGGGGAATCGTATCAGCCCGAGCGGATCGAAGAGCGGGACGAAGAGATCGAGGCGTACATGGACGCGCTCCAGCCCATCATCGACGGCTGGGAGCCGAACAACATCTTTCTCTACGGGAACACCGGCGTCGGAAAGACCGCCGTCACCGAGTATCTCCTCGACGTGTTGCAGGACGACGTCACCGAGTACGACGACGTCGACCTCTCGGTGCTGGGAGTCAACTGCAAGACGCTCAACTCGTCGTACCAGGTCGCGGTCGAGCTCGTCAACACGCTCCGCCCCGACGGCGCGGAGATCAGCACGACCGGCTACCCCCAGCAGACCGTCTTCAAGAAGCTCTACAGCGAACTCGAGGCGCTGGGCGGAACGGTCGTCATCGTCCTCGACGAGATCGATTCGATCGGCGACCGCGACGAGTTGCTGTACGAACTCCCGCGAGCCCGCTCGAACGGCTACCTCGAGTCGACGAAGGTCGGCCTCATCGGCATCAGCAACGACTTCAAGTTCCGCGAACAGCTCGATCCCCGCGTCCAGGACACGCTCTGCGAGCGCGAACTGCAGTTTCCGCCCTACGAGGCGTCCGAACTGACCAACATCCTCGAATCTCGAGCCGAGGTCGCGATCGCGGAGAACGGCTGCGAGACCGGCGTCCTGAACCTCTGTGCCGCGCTCGCCGCTCGCGACAGCGGGAGCGCTCGGCAGGCGCTGGACCTGCTCCGGCTCGCCGGCGAGGTGGCGGAGAACAACGACGACGAGGCCGTCCGGGAGCACCACGTCGATCGGGCGCGGTCCAAGCTCGAGCAGGAGCGAGTCGAGGAGGGGATGCGGGAGCTCACGACCCACGGCCGGCTCGCCCTGCTGGCGGTCGTCTCGAAGGCGGCCAAGGAGTCGACCCCCTGCCGAACGCGAGAGCTCTATCAGGAGTACGAAGCGCTCTGTGCGTCGTCGGGAACCGACTCGCTCGCCCAGCGGTCGGTACACAACCACCTCTCCGATCTCCGGATGCTCGGCATCCTTTCGGCGAAGGAAAACAGGAGCGGCTCCCGCGGCAACTACTACAGCTACGAACTCGACGTTCCGTTCTCGAGTGCCGTCGACGCGATGGCCGACGTGCTCTATCTCGACGACGAAATCGAGACGATCCGCGACATCGCGCGGATGAACAGCGTCGTCTGA
- a CDS encoding helix-turn-helix domain-containing protein, whose amino-acid sequence MHLPLPEEQIFRYEAMDDILEITAQNPTEEFSNRDLQDLTGFGGPSVSKALSLLEQLDLVVRRDTGTKTLYRITERHLSDSDDPFFEIPQAEFRAPLRLFVDRLTETVPSIAGILCFGSVARGEADRVSDIDVFVLVDDDDELVSVRRTVSDLKRELEDEPIDGHRYEFEVFVESDESARNRGSDLRPIFQEGVELYADETLTQVKRAAFGGESE is encoded by the coding sequence ATGCACCTTCCGCTTCCCGAGGAGCAGATCTTCAGGTACGAGGCGATGGACGATATCCTCGAGATCACAGCCCAGAATCCGACCGAAGAGTTCTCGAATCGAGATCTCCAGGACCTCACCGGATTCGGCGGGCCGAGCGTTTCGAAGGCGCTGTCACTGCTCGAGCAGTTGGATCTCGTCGTCCGGCGCGACACCGGCACCAAAACGCTGTATCGGATCACCGAGCGACACCTCTCGGATTCCGACGACCCTTTTTTCGAGATCCCACAGGCGGAATTCCGAGCACCGCTCCGGTTGTTCGTCGACCGTCTCACCGAAACGGTTCCCTCGATCGCGGGAATCCTCTGTTTCGGCAGCGTGGCTCGCGGTGAGGCCGACCGTGTGAGCGATATCGACGTCTTCGTACTCGTCGATGATGACGACGAACTTGTATCCGTTCGACGGACCGTTTCGGATCTGAAACGCGAACTCGAGGACGAACCGATCGATGGACACCGATACGAATTCGAGGTGTTCGTCGAGTCGGACGAGAGTGCTCGAAACCGAGGGTCGGACCTTCGGCCGATCTTTCAGGAAGGGGTCGAGCTGTACGCCGACGAAACGCTCACACAGGTGAAACGTGCTGCGTTCGGGGGTGAAAGCGAATGA
- a CDS encoding HalOD1 output domain-containing protein, producing the protein MTVIDLVARTDDTEPIELEPLYDAIDPDLLDSLPDADGFTELEFSYEGYAVTVADADDGVEVTLESAAISADGSTSEFVDTGSSI; encoded by the coding sequence ATGACCGTTATCGACCTCGTCGCCCGGACCGACGACACCGAGCCGATCGAACTCGAGCCGCTGTACGACGCGATCGATCCGGACCTCCTCGATTCGCTTCCCGACGCCGACGGCTTCACCGAACTCGAATTTTCCTACGAGGGCTATGCGGTAACGGTCGCGGATGCGGACGACGGGGTCGAGGTGACGCTCGAGAGTGCGGCGATCTCCGCCGACGGTTCGACCAGCGAGTTCGTCGACACCGGCTCATCGATTTAG
- the gnd gene encoding phosphogluconate dehydrogenase (NAD(+)-dependent, decarboxylating) gives MQLGVIGLGRMGQIVVDRTVAAGHDVVAFDLDDDAVAAAAEAGADPADSIDDFVDRLGPEKRIWLMVPAGEAVDVTLEELEDHLNDDDVVVDGGNSFFEDSVRRAESCPAAYLDCGTSGGPAGAELGFSLMVGGPQWAYDELEPVFDAVATGPDGHGRMGPSGSGHYVKMIHNGVEYALMQTYGEGFELLHEGRYDLDLENVAAVWNNGAVIRSWLLELCEEAFREEGTDLGTVADRIEGGSTGTWTVQEGLEQEVPLPLIYTALAERFGSRADDGRFSRRLANRLRYGFGRHEVPRRE, from the coding sequence ATGCAACTGGGCGTAATCGGACTCGGACGGATGGGGCAGATCGTCGTCGATCGAACGGTCGCGGCGGGCCACGACGTCGTCGCGTTCGACCTGGACGACGACGCCGTCGCGGCGGCGGCCGAGGCGGGTGCCGACCCCGCCGACTCGATCGACGACTTCGTCGACCGACTCGGACCGGAGAAGCGCATCTGGCTGATGGTCCCCGCCGGCGAGGCGGTCGACGTCACGCTCGAGGAACTCGAGGACCACCTGAACGACGACGACGTCGTCGTCGACGGCGGTAACTCCTTCTTCGAGGACTCCGTCCGACGCGCCGAGTCCTGTCCCGCGGCGTACCTCGACTGCGGGACCTCCGGCGGCCCCGCCGGGGCCGAACTGGGATTCTCCCTGATGGTCGGCGGCCCCCAGTGGGCCTACGACGAACTCGAGCCGGTCTTCGACGCCGTCGCGACCGGTCCCGACGGCCACGGTCGGATGGGGCCGTCGGGCTCGGGCCACTACGTCAAGATGATCCACAACGGCGTCGAGTACGCCCTGATGCAGACCTACGGCGAAGGGTTCGAGCTGCTCCACGAGGGGCGGTACGACCTCGACCTCGAGAACGTGGCCGCCGTCTGGAACAACGGCGCGGTCATTCGCTCCTGGCTGCTCGAGCTGTGTGAGGAAGCCTTCCGCGAGGAGGGGACCGATCTCGGGACCGTGGCCGACCGCATCGAGGGCGGCTCGACCGGCACGTGGACCGTCCAGGAGGGACTCGAACAGGAGGTCCCCCTGCCGCTGATCTACACCGCGCTGGCCGAGCGGTTCGGCTCGCGGGCCGACGACGGTCGGTTCTCGCGGCGACTCGCGAACCGCCTCCGGTACGGCTTCGGCCGCCACGAGGTCCCGCGTCGCGAGTAG
- a CDS encoding copper resistance protein CopD produces the protein MVDVLAARTAHLIFAALWAGSVCFVAAVVLPLARDGAFNTTRPLEVISGKLTSISRVSSVVLLLSGGHLAGNRYTSETLFGSTNGRLVLAMVALWLLLTALVEIGTKRFEAGLTGKKIREPARDALPVFRAAAVTAIGLLVVAGLLSANVARLL, from the coding sequence ATGGTCGACGTTCTCGCCGCCAGAACGGCACATCTGATCTTTGCGGCCCTCTGGGCCGGCAGCGTCTGTTTCGTCGCCGCCGTCGTCTTGCCGCTCGCTCGCGACGGCGCGTTCAATACGACCCGACCACTCGAGGTCATCTCGGGGAAATTGACGTCGATATCTCGCGTGAGTTCGGTCGTCCTCCTGCTCTCGGGCGGGCATCTGGCCGGGAATCGCTACACGAGCGAGACGCTGTTCGGCTCGACCAACGGCCGGCTGGTGCTCGCGATGGTCGCGCTCTGGCTCCTCCTGACAGCGCTCGTCGAAATCGGTACGAAACGGTTCGAAGCCGGGCTCACCGGGAAAAAGATTCGCGAGCCGGCTCGCGACGCGCTGCCGGTGTTCCGGGCCGCGGCCGTCACCGCGATCGGGTTGCTGGTGGTCGCGGGCTTGCTCTCGGCCAACGTCGCTCGCCTGCTCTAG
- a CDS encoding winged helix-turn-helix domain-containing protein, whose protein sequence is MTPVDRDILELLHNDGGLHELVLSPRIIAENIDWSRQTVREHVMTLREHGLVEYYDETGGIYQLSDRGRSYLEGDLTADDLETRDQ, encoded by the coding sequence ATGACGCCGGTCGATAGAGATATCCTCGAGTTGCTCCACAATGACGGAGGGTTGCACGAACTCGTTTTGTCTCCTCGAATCATCGCAGAGAATATCGACTGGAGTCGTCAAACGGTCCGGGAACACGTGATGACGCTTCGTGAGCACGGACTCGTCGAATACTACGATGAAACCGGCGGGATCTACCAACTCTCCGATCGCGGCCGTTCGTATCTCGAAGGCGACCTCACTGCCGATGACCTCGAAACAAGAGATCAATAG
- a CDS encoding 4a-hydroxytetrahydrobiopterin dehydratase, producing the protein MSEPALADQECEACTSEDEPLEPEAYADYRAEIRDDVWRVVDDHHLEGIYTFEDFRDALEFTYEVGELAEEEWHHPDIGLEWGEVTIELWTHKIDGLHKTDFVMAARMDRIYEEYEPEEDA; encoded by the coding sequence ATGTCCGAGCCAGCACTCGCCGATCAGGAGTGTGAGGCCTGTACCAGCGAGGACGAGCCACTCGAGCCCGAGGCGTACGCCGACTACCGCGCGGAGATCCGCGACGACGTGTGGAGGGTCGTCGACGACCACCACCTCGAGGGAATCTACACGTTCGAGGACTTCCGTGACGCCCTCGAGTTCACCTACGAGGTGGGCGAGTTGGCGGAGGAAGAGTGGCACCATCCGGATATCGGACTCGAGTGGGGCGAGGTGACGATCGAGCTGTGGACGCACAAGATCGACGGCCTCCACAAGACCGATTTCGTGATGGCGGCCCGGATGGACCGCATCTACGAGGAGTACGAGCCGGAGGAGGACGCGTAG
- a CDS encoding deoxyuridine 5'-triphosphate nucleotidohydrolase: MFRSGTFVAEHVSPTADDQIQPNGVDLTLDIVFEQLEPGRIGRDGKQVGDRVARPLEELEEADPDTYYLPEGAYVARYGERIHIPEGHIGFVYPRSSLMRNSCMLNTAVWDAGYEGRGEGLLQVHHDIEIERGARIAQLVLVEADHEDVYDGSYQRENLE, encoded by the coding sequence ATGTTCCGCTCCGGTACGTTCGTCGCCGAGCACGTTTCGCCGACGGCCGACGACCAGATTCAGCCGAACGGGGTCGACCTCACCCTCGATATCGTCTTCGAGCAGCTCGAGCCGGGCCGCATCGGCCGGGACGGGAAACAGGTCGGCGACCGGGTCGCCCGGCCGCTCGAGGAACTCGAGGAGGCCGATCCCGACACCTACTACCTGCCCGAGGGAGCCTACGTCGCCCGGTACGGCGAGCGGATTCACATTCCCGAGGGGCACATCGGGTTCGTCTACCCCCGGTCGTCGTTGATGCGCAACTCCTGTATGCTGAACACGGCGGTCTGGGACGCCGGCTACGAGGGGCGAGGCGAGGGGCTGTTGCAGGTCCACCACGACATCGAGATCGAACGCGGTGCCCGGATCGCCCAACTGGTCTTAGTCGAGGCCGACCACGAGGACGTCTACGACGGGAGCTACCAGCGCGAGAACCTCGAGTAG
- a CDS encoding HNH endonuclease yields the protein MGGTKRNIAVRFFGGAGNYTVVLEEFCTYVLTEAPTEAAVLEWLKSNTRATSDDGIRRRLLFLEGIGLLERDGDSVRLTQQGMAWLSETEPAVLYDLLSSTVHGFDTILEALLDGPKTDAELGDAIASEHPTFDWNDTSGPAQHRGWLQSLGYVERADGVNSLTDSGRELARRRTSVYPNLERGECYAQTDLEDAFDTSFGSYIKGISPRTDDDGELAYIIVKAREDGPYDDELDGERFTYIGEGVPEKGDQQVTGANGALLEQADRSTIPVYFFYQPADSDDLRYEGLVDVVDAEYVSRDGRMVYQFTMERLGLEPAEFEALSESVSEGIADAEDDEPALTDDEEEFTAVQRRVRSSAFPKEVTAAYDGRCAICGNSRESPSGTIDIEAAHIYPKQANGRDNVQNGLALCRLHHWAFDTGWLAVSDDYRVLVADRPDLEGYEEFAALEGDSLTLPADEGRRPHATFLAAHRERHGFESP from the coding sequence ATGGGAGGGACCAAACGCAACATCGCAGTTCGATTTTTCGGCGGTGCGGGGAACTATACGGTCGTTCTCGAGGAATTCTGCACGTACGTCCTCACCGAGGCCCCAACCGAAGCGGCGGTTCTCGAGTGGCTCAAGTCGAACACGCGAGCGACCAGTGACGACGGCATTCGGCGTCGCCTTCTCTTTCTCGAGGGAATCGGGCTTCTCGAGCGCGATGGCGATAGCGTTCGACTCACCCAGCAAGGGATGGCGTGGCTTTCGGAGACGGAGCCGGCAGTACTCTACGACCTGCTCTCGAGCACCGTCCACGGGTTCGACACGATACTCGAGGCGCTCCTCGACGGGCCGAAGACGGACGCCGAACTGGGTGACGCGATCGCGTCCGAGCACCCCACGTTCGATTGGAACGACACGTCCGGCCCCGCTCAACACAGGGGCTGGCTGCAGAGTCTGGGCTACGTCGAGCGCGCCGACGGCGTGAACTCGCTGACCGACAGTGGCCGGGAACTGGCGCGGCGTCGGACCTCGGTGTATCCGAACCTCGAGCGGGGCGAGTGCTACGCACAAACCGACCTCGAGGACGCGTTCGACACCAGCTTCGGTTCCTACATCAAGGGCATCAGTCCGCGAACGGACGACGACGGAGAACTGGCGTACATCATCGTGAAGGCTCGCGAGGACGGCCCCTACGACGACGAACTCGACGGCGAGCGGTTCACCTACATCGGGGAAGGTGTCCCGGAGAAGGGGGACCAGCAGGTGACCGGTGCCAACGGGGCGCTCCTCGAGCAGGCCGATCGATCGACCATCCCGGTGTACTTCTTCTACCAGCCGGCGGACAGCGACGACCTCCGGTACGAGGGACTGGTCGACGTCGTCGACGCCGAGTACGTCTCACGGGACGGGCGGATGGTCTATCAGTTCACGATGGAGCGACTCGGGCTCGAGCCGGCCGAATTCGAGGCGCTCTCGGAGTCGGTGTCCGAGGGGATCGCGGACGCGGAGGACGACGAACCGGCCCTCACCGACGACGAGGAGGAGTTCACCGCGGTCCAGCGCCGGGTTCGCTCGAGCGCGTTCCCGAAGGAAGTCACGGCCGCCTACGACGGCCGGTGTGCGATCTGCGGGAACTCGCGCGAGTCGCCGAGCGGGACGATCGACATCGAGGCGGCCCACATCTATCCGAAGCAGGCGAACGGCCGGGACAACGTGCAAAACGGCCTCGCGCTCTGTCGGCTCCACCACTGGGCGTTCGACACCGGCTGGCTCGCGGTCTCCGACGACTACCGGGTGCTGGTCGCCGATCGCCCCGATCTCGAGGGCTACGAGGAGTTCGCGGCGCTCGAGGGGGACTCGCTGACGCTGCCGGCGGACGAGGGCCGCCGTCCGCACGCGACATTCCTCGCTGCACATCGGGAACGGCACGGGTTCGAATCGCCGTAA